Proteins encoded within one genomic window of Lactococcus garvieae:
- the hpt gene encoding hypoxanthine phosphoribosyltransferase, protein MLEKDIKKILISEEEIQEKTIELGKTLADEYKDKNPLLLGILRGSVPFLAELIKRMDIQLEIDFMTVSSYHGGTESSGEVKLLLDVATPVSGREIIIVEDIIDTGRTLKYLKELLEHRGATVKIVTLLDKPEGRVVEIDADYTGFTIPNEFVVGFGLDYDNHYRNLPYVGVLKEEIYSK, encoded by the coding sequence ATGCTTGAAAAAGACATAAAAAAAATACTCATTTCAGAAGAAGAAATTCAAGAAAAAACGATTGAATTAGGAAAAACTCTTGCTGATGAATATAAAGATAAAAATCCATTACTTTTGGGTATCCTACGTGGTTCTGTTCCCTTCCTTGCGGAATTGATTAAGCGCATGGATATTCAATTGGAAATAGACTTCATGACAGTTTCAAGCTATCATGGAGGAACAGAATCATCAGGTGAAGTGAAATTATTGCTTGACGTGGCTACTCCTGTATCAGGGCGTGAAATTATTATTGTTGAAGACATCATCGATACTGGGCGTACTTTGAAGTATCTCAAAGAACTTCTCGAACACCGCGGAGCTACAGTAAAAATTGTTACACTTTTGGATAAGCCAGAAGGTCGCGTGGTCGAAATTGATGCAGATTATACTGGCTTTACAATTCCTAATGAATTTGTTGTAGGCTTCGGTCTTGATTATGATAATCATTATCGTAACCTCCCTTATGTAGGTGTACTAAAAGAAGAAATTTATAGCAAATAA
- a CDS encoding serine hydrolase produces the protein MQNLKNKINIAVWLVMIIMIIPAFFVLPQKGKEGNAEAKVKEVKQRQATYYSEIPSRAVNLTSMPVYKDKALQQKVGELPKKTQLDIIKVNNNVFELANHTFIKADTKSIVSDILLSKKEKKATVYTSKMTEVYYNPFTTYDKEVYTTLCQGQQLTTNQIAKTHWGTYYEVNFNGGQTGWISSDKLRLENPKMLQVQELLNKKYNDSKYSIYVKQLNNPFTVGVNQKEKLYAASLSKLPILYWTQKRLNEGQATLNDKLQYNTAINTFKGSFEAGGTGTLPVIANNVSYSLSEVIDRTAKNSDNVGSNLLAYYETGQFSPAFQNEITKLAGQAWDPVEREASAEMTGKILEALYNEGGYSFNALFGTQFDDIKIQAGVPKNIRVAHKIGAADAYNHDAAIVFAPEPYILVVETKGGSDQMISQISRDIYGVLK, from the coding sequence ATGCAAAATCTGAAAAATAAAATTAATATTGCTGTATGGTTGGTGATGATAATAATGATCATTCCAGCCTTTTTTGTCTTGCCCCAAAAAGGTAAAGAAGGCAATGCAGAAGCTAAAGTTAAGGAAGTAAAACAAAGACAAGCAACTTATTACAGTGAAATTCCTTCTCGTGCTGTTAACCTAACGAGTATGCCTGTATATAAAGATAAAGCTCTTCAACAAAAAGTGGGTGAGCTTCCTAAGAAAACGCAATTAGATATTATCAAAGTAAACAATAATGTATTTGAATTAGCAAACCATACTTTTATCAAAGCAGATACAAAGTCTATAGTGTCAGATATCCTTCTATCAAAAAAGGAAAAGAAAGCAACAGTATATACTTCGAAGATGACAGAGGTCTATTATAACCCGTTTACAACGTATGACAAGGAAGTTTACACTACACTCTGTCAAGGACAGCAACTGACAACAAATCAGATTGCAAAAACACATTGGGGAACCTATTATGAGGTTAATTTTAATGGCGGACAGACAGGTTGGATCAGTTCAGATAAATTACGCTTAGAGAATCCTAAGATGCTTCAAGTACAAGAATTATTAAATAAAAAATACAATGATTCCAAGTACTCCATTTATGTTAAACAATTGAATAATCCGTTTACGGTTGGTGTAAACCAAAAAGAAAAGTTATATGCAGCGAGCCTATCTAAACTTCCTATTTTGTATTGGACACAGAAACGTCTAAATGAAGGACAGGCTACTTTGAATGATAAGCTACAATATAATACTGCAATAAATACCTTTAAAGGCTCTTTTGAAGCAGGGGGCACGGGCACTTTACCTGTAATTGCTAATAATGTTTCCTATTCATTATCTGAGGTTATTGACCGCACCGCAAAGAATTCTGACAATGTAGGAAGTAATTTACTTGCTTACTATGAAACTGGTCAATTTTCGCCCGCATTTCAAAACGAGATTACCAAGCTGGCAGGTCAAGCTTGGGATCCAGTAGAACGTGAGGCGTCCGCCGAAATGACAGGAAAAATACTAGAAGCACTTTACAACGAAGGCGGTTATTCTTTTAACGCTTTGTTTGGTACACAATTTGATGACATTAAGATTCAGGCTGGGGTCCCCAAAAATATCCGTGTAGCTCATAAAATCGGAGCTGCAGATGCTTATAATCATGATGCCGCAATTGTTTTTGCACCTGAACCGTATATTTTAGTAGTCGAAACTAAAGGCGGAAGTGATCAAATGATTTCACAAATTTCAAGAGATATTTATGGAGTTTTAAAATGA
- a CDS encoding tyrosine-type recombinase/integrase yields the protein MKLSDLYQEWLEVKIFPSPRSEATLSKYHKFGKIIQTSFPQDIQEIKPSTYQRAFNEIGKSTGRDYSRRIHQTIKKVVQFGIADGIDIQDFTVGLEIFAQNPKKLREEKYLHSLNDFELVLDHCKRHFNYTDSISAYYLYLLFQTGLRPGELLGLTWDNVYFQSQEIHVENRVSTITLKQVPPKNSFSVRTLPINSDTLEVLHEIKEKQELMLKNHHMTNPNNLVFVHWNYKHTLPTHTTLTKSLKTVLDTLKITPRISLYGARHTKLSVLLANGVEMAVVARYAGHVSNEQLIKTYGGLLDEIKTQGFEQIRKI from the coding sequence ATGAAATTATCTGATTTATACCAAGAATGGTTGGAAGTAAAAATTTTCCCAAGCCCACGAAGTGAGGCTACACTAAGCAAATATCATAAGTTCGGAAAAATAATTCAAACTTCTTTCCCTCAAGATATCCAAGAAATTAAACCAAGCACCTACCAAAGAGCGTTTAACGAAATTGGAAAGAGTACTGGTAGAGACTACTCAAGACGAATACATCAAACAATTAAAAAAGTAGTTCAATTTGGTATTGCTGACGGAATTGACATTCAAGATTTTACTGTAGGGTTAGAAATCTTTGCTCAAAATCCTAAAAAACTCCGCGAAGAAAAGTATCTTCATAGTTTAAATGATTTTGAACTCGTTCTAGATCACTGTAAAAGACACTTCAATTATACTGACAGTATCTCTGCTTATTATCTCTACCTCCTCTTTCAAACTGGTTTACGTCCTGGGGAATTACTCGGATTGACTTGGGATAACGTATATTTTCAATCACAAGAAATTCATGTTGAAAATAGAGTGAGTACAATTACGCTCAAACAAGTTCCTCCCAAAAATTCTTTTTCAGTAAGAACTCTTCCTATAAATTCAGATACTCTGGAAGTACTTCACGAAATTAAAGAAAAGCAGGAATTAATGCTTAAAAATCATCATATGACAAACCCAAATAACCTAGTATTTGTACACTGGAACTACAAGCATACTCTCCCAACTCATACAACATTAACTAAAAGTCTAAAGACTGTGCTTGATACATTAAAAATAACGCCAAGAATAAGTCTTTATGGCGCACGTCATACAAAGTTAAGTGTCTTACTTGCTAACGGTGTCGAAATGGCTGTTGTAGCTCGATACGCGGGGCATGTATCAAATGAACAATTAATAAAAACGTATGGAGGTTTATTAGATGAAATCAAAACACAAGGCTTTGAACAAATCAGAAAGATTTGA
- a CDS encoding helix-turn-helix domain-containing protein has protein sequence MNKKLENLYFGFQLSRLLKKNELSQAEALKMLNEITGKDTKRQQFNRWTTGETKPESQTIDKLASILNVPAVEFELFDLEEFGIEQSSAVEPWLGVSAPPEHHRAFQEYVRNEVISAELAKLKKNIEKSLTDLSKIVGYAEVEDKLHDGSHNKGSAGIFDYDLYINLKK, from the coding sequence ATGAATAAAAAACTAGAAAACTTATATTTTGGTTTTCAACTATCAAGATTGCTAAAGAAAAATGAACTATCACAAGCAGAAGCCTTGAAAATGTTGAACGAAATTACAGGTAAAGATACTAAACGCCAACAGTTCAATCGTTGGACTACTGGGGAAACTAAGCCAGAATCTCAAACAATTGATAAACTAGCATCTATTCTGAATGTCCCAGCAGTAGAATTTGAACTTTTTGACTTAGAAGAGTTTGGGATAGAACAGTCTTCTGCTGTTGAGCCTTGGTTGGGTGTATCTGCTCCTCCAGAACATCATCGTGCTTTTCAAGAATATGTTAGAAATGAAGTTATTTCTGCAGAGCTAGCAAAATTGAAAAAAAATATTGAAAAGTCTTTAACAGACTTATCTAAAATTGTAGGGTATGCAGAGGTCGAGGATAAGCTTCATGATGGCAGCCATAATAAAGGTTCAGCCGGTATATTTGATTATGATTTATACATAAATTTAAAAAAATGA
- a CDS encoding septum formation initiator family protein translates to MEKQIIHLKNDYNKTKRMEETQHNLPKRKHLGVILVGAMLLFSLATISVVQSYQNLQKQVEMEAQAAQKNASLDRDLALKSSDISKLKDPTFLAKYARAKLDDSQSNEKVFSIPELVNGGIEP, encoded by the coding sequence ATGGAAAAACAAATTATTCATTTGAAAAATGATTATAATAAGACTAAAAGAATGGAAGAAACACAACACAATTTACCTAAGCGGAAACATTTAGGTGTTATTTTGGTTGGTGCAATGTTGCTGTTTAGCTTAGCAACAATCAGTGTGGTTCAGTCTTACCAAAATTTGCAAAAGCAAGTTGAGATGGAAGCGCAAGCTGCTCAAAAGAATGCATCTTTAGATCGTGATTTAGCCTTGAAAAGTTCAGATATAAGTAAACTTAAGGATCCCACTTTCTTGGCTAAATATGCCAGAGCAAAATTGGATGATTCACAATCAAATGAAAAAGTATTTAGTATTCCAGAACTTGTTAACGGTGGGATAGAGCCTTGA
- a CDS encoding helix-turn-helix domain-containing protein codes for MELSTVLVEERKKKGVTQQSVADALYISRQSLSNWENGKNFPDVPMLIELSNYYDFSLDIIKGDTQFMEQVKKDYELINTKKANKKYSIILIVLTTLIVLFSVVLVPLVSHNITLLNSVTVVISLLCIALMHVAVGFTKVAYQHYKGLPDSPLWVPKAFGYGVSINPYSKFGRILTLALLVIIDLLFIGMSIAILFLGYSATSFMH; via the coding sequence ATGGAGCTATCCACTGTTTTAGTAGAAGAACGTAAGAAAAAAGGCGTAACGCAACAAAGCGTTGCAGATGCTCTCTATATTTCTAGACAGTCTCTTTCGAACTGGGAAAACGGAAAGAATTTTCCAGATGTACCTATGCTTATCGAATTAAGCAACTATTACGATTTTTCACTCGATATTATTAAAGGAGATACGCAATTTATGGAGCAAGTCAAAAAAGATTATGAATTAATCAATACCAAAAAGGCGAATAAAAAGTACTCAATAATACTGATTGTCCTAACTACTTTGATTGTGCTTTTTTCAGTGGTATTAGTTCCTCTTGTCTCTCATAATATAACTTTACTAAATAGTGTTACAGTTGTTATTTCCCTCCTTTGTATCGCTCTCATGCACGTGGCTGTTGGTTTCACAAAAGTTGCTTACCAACATTATAAAGGACTACCAGACTCACCTCTGTGGGTTCCAAAGGCATTTGGTTATGGCGTGAGTATAAATCCCTATAGTAAGTTTGGTAGAATATTGACACTTGCTCTTTTAGTCATTATTGACCTTTTGTTTATTGGGATGAGTATCGCTATTTTATTTTTGGGTTACTCTGCTACTTCATTTATGCATTAA
- a CDS encoding rolling circle replication-associated protein has protein sequence MRKFQKYSTKITDFGNYREVTTFHSPQLRSSQEGRHKGGRSADSVISDEAQQERTEKQMFSIKRKIRHYILANDFKYFVTLTIDPKKRDSLDYEIAKQTLLKWCRAQRKTKGKFDYIFVPEFHKSGRVHFHGVIGQPEYRSFTLTEATNPKTGEILIRHNRQVLELKEWRYGFTDVTLIEDKERTSSYMTKYISKELMTGAEMFGKKRYFPSRGLKKPEILFIEDEDSDYSDFIPNFGVVDTDDFGNNILEKAIYKLYIDPETGEIIQKNRDSLIKAKEL, from the coding sequence ATGCGTAAATTTCAAAAATACTCAACGAAAATAACTGATTTCGGAAATTATCGTGAAGTTACAACATTCCACTCGCCACAGCTAAGAAGTAGCCAAGAGGGAAGACATAAAGGAGGACGAAGTGCTGATTCTGTAATTTCTGATGAGGCACAACAAGAACGTACTGAAAAACAAATGTTTTCTATAAAACGCAAAATCAGACACTACATACTCGCTAATGATTTCAAGTATTTTGTGACTTTAACTATAGACCCTAAAAAAAGGGATAGCTTAGATTATGAAATAGCCAAGCAAACACTGCTCAAATGGTGTAGAGCCCAACGTAAAACAAAAGGAAAATTTGACTATATTTTTGTTCCCGAATTTCATAAAAGCGGGAGAGTACACTTCCACGGTGTGATTGGGCAACCCGAGTATAGAAGTTTTACTTTGACTGAGGCAACTAACCCCAAAACAGGCGAAATCTTGATAAGACATAATAGACAGGTATTGGAATTAAAAGAATGGCGTTATGGTTTTACAGATGTGACGCTCATTGAAGATAAAGAACGCACAAGCTCTTACATGACAAAGTACATTTCTAAAGAATTAATGACTGGAGCTGAGATGTTCGGTAAAAAACGGTATTTTCCAAGTCGAGGACTTAAAAAACCCGAAATCCTGTTCATTGAAGATGAAGATAGTGATTACTCTGATTTTATTCCTAATTTTGGTGTTGTTGATACAGATGACTTTGGAAATAATATTCTAGAAAAAGCGATTTATAAGTTATATATAGACCCTGAAACAGGGGAAATCATTCAAAAAAATAGGGATAGCTTAATTAAAGCAAAAGAGCTCTAA
- the tilS gene encoding tRNA lysidine(34) synthetase TilS — MNEFLKVVQKKDFFRSHRRVLLALSGGKDSMTLFNWLYELRETLDIELFTAHVNYGLRDVADWEEEQLRQKMYTLGVDFSVAHFSGETFSEDAGRKMRYDFFQEVMQEKSCTALVTAHHKGDQAETVLMRQITGRRLRHLTGIPERQAFGSGELIRPLLNFEKKDFDAAEYFEDVTNAGNDYLRNRIRNQYIPTLTKENPKFSEAILSMSEEINLAFSVIKDKIAELEILKDEIDISLFLQQSRALQNFILQEYLEKFPDLQVSKSKFEELLWIIERPQQYHSELSKDYFFIKSDKHFIISPKSSNKEIDLEIRDEDPEDSRFMRVDLPPTGEITIRKRQPGDVIFINGHHKKLRKFFIDQHIDLRKRDNFLILVEKDVYAITGLTVSDLSKALKNDKMKRTLWVKPTIREDIDNA; from the coding sequence ATGAATGAATTTTTGAAAGTAGTTCAGAAAAAGGACTTCTTCAGGAGTCATCGACGAGTTCTCCTTGCCTTATCTGGTGGTAAAGATTCAATGACCCTTTTTAATTGGCTCTATGAACTTAGGGAGACTTTGGATATCGAACTGTTTACAGCTCATGTAAACTATGGTTTACGTGATGTAGCAGATTGGGAAGAGGAGCAACTTCGTCAAAAAATGTACACACTCGGGGTTGACTTTTCGGTTGCCCATTTCTCAGGTGAAACTTTCAGTGAAGATGCAGGGCGCAAGATGCGTTATGATTTTTTCCAGGAAGTCATGCAAGAAAAAAGCTGTACAGCTCTTGTCACGGCTCATCATAAGGGGGACCAGGCCGAGACAGTTCTGATGCGACAAATCACCGGAAGACGCCTTCGGCATCTTACAGGTATTCCTGAACGCCAAGCTTTCGGTTCAGGAGAACTCATTCGCCCTCTCCTGAATTTTGAAAAGAAGGATTTTGATGCTGCAGAATACTTTGAGGATGTAACAAATGCAGGAAATGACTACTTACGGAATCGTATACGAAATCAATACATCCCTACTTTGACAAAAGAAAATCCAAAATTTTCTGAAGCAATTTTAAGTATGTCAGAAGAAATTAATTTGGCTTTTTCAGTTATTAAAGATAAGATAGCAGAATTAGAGATATTAAAGGATGAAATAGATATTTCCCTCTTCCTTCAACAGTCAAGGGCTCTACAAAACTTTATTTTGCAAGAATATCTTGAAAAATTTCCAGATTTGCAAGTGTCTAAGTCGAAATTTGAAGAATTGTTATGGATTATTGAAAGGCCCCAACAGTATCATTCGGAACTATCAAAAGACTATTTTTTTATAAAAAGTGATAAGCATTTTATCATCTCGCCTAAATCGTCTAACAAAGAAATAGATCTAGAAATACGTGATGAGGATCCGGAAGACTCTCGTTTTATGCGGGTTGATCTTCCACCCACAGGAGAAATTACGATACGTAAGCGCCAGCCAGGCGATGTAATTTTTATTAATGGTCATCATAAAAAACTTAGAAAGTTTTTTATAGATCAACACATAGATTTAAGGAAACGTGATAATTTTTTAATTCTAGTGGAAAAAGATGTTTATGCAATCACGGGTTTAACAGTTTCAGATTTGAGTAAAGCCCTCAAAAATGATAAAATGAAAAGGACGCTGTGGGTCAAACCCACTATAAGAGAGGATATTGATAATGCTTGA
- the ftsH gene encoding ATP-dependent zinc metalloprotease FtsH — MNNPNPNNNKNGGFIKSTLGWVLLVIVIVFGINAFFSGNQSNVDKISYSRLMSDIKDGNIKSLKMQPSDSLFTVSGEYKEPKPVEGNNNFSFLPGNTSKVSNFQSLIIPTDSIIKDVQAAADEKGIQVNVVAASTSGMWIQILSYILPMLLMVGFFWLMMGGMGSRGGGGAGNPMSFGKSRAKQQDAKTSKVRFADVAGSEEEKQELVEVVDFLKDPKKYHNLGARIPAGVLLEGPPGTGKTLLAKAVAGEAGVPFYSISGSDFVEMFVGVGASRVRDLFENAKKTAPSIIFIDEIDAVGRQRGAGLGGGNDEREQTLNQLLVEMDGFQDNDNSVIVIAATNRSDVLDPALLRPGRFDRKVLVGAPDVKGREAVLRVHAKNKPLDSSVDLKVVAQQTPGFVGADLENVLNEAALVAARRDKKVIDASDIDEAQDRVIAGPAKRDKRISEREREMVAYHEAGHTIVGLVLSNANTVHKVTIVPRGRAGGYMIALPKEDQFLLSKEDMQENLAGLMGGRAAEQIIFDTITTGASNDFEQATRIARGMVTQYGMSDKLGTISYEGSQAVFIGRDYGQTKTYSEATAQAIDEEIRAITKEAYDKAVEIIQAHREQHKAIALALLKYETLDAKQIMSLYKTGKMPNDVIENEDEPVEAKSFEEVREDANKAQEEAQTENNEEKTVE; from the coding sequence ATGAACAATCCAAATCCTAACAACAACAAAAATGGGGGCTTTATTAAAAGCACTCTTGGTTGGGTATTGCTTGTAATCGTCATTGTTTTCGGTATTAATGCTTTCTTTAGTGGCAATCAATCAAATGTTGATAAAATCAGCTACAGTAGATTGATGAGCGACATTAAAGATGGCAATATAAAATCACTGAAAATGCAGCCTAGTGATAGTCTGTTTACAGTATCTGGCGAATATAAGGAACCTAAACCTGTAGAAGGAAATAATAACTTCTCATTTTTACCAGGTAACACTTCTAAAGTGTCAAATTTCCAATCACTTATTATCCCGACAGATAGTATCATCAAAGATGTGCAAGCAGCTGCGGATGAAAAAGGAATCCAAGTTAACGTTGTCGCAGCATCAACAAGCGGTATGTGGATTCAAATTCTGTCATACATCTTACCAATGCTCCTTATGGTCGGCTTCTTCTGGTTGATGATGGGCGGAATGGGCTCACGCGGTGGCGGTGGAGCTGGTAATCCGATGAGTTTTGGTAAATCCCGTGCGAAACAGCAAGATGCTAAAACATCAAAAGTACGTTTTGCCGATGTTGCTGGTTCTGAAGAAGAAAAACAAGAACTTGTAGAAGTTGTTGATTTCCTCAAAGACCCTAAAAAATACCATAACCTTGGGGCACGTATTCCTGCGGGCGTACTCTTAGAGGGCCCTCCGGGTACAGGTAAAACTTTACTTGCCAAAGCTGTTGCAGGTGAGGCAGGCGTACCTTTCTATTCTATTTCTGGTTCTGACTTCGTCGAAATGTTTGTCGGTGTTGGTGCGAGCCGTGTCCGTGATCTCTTTGAAAATGCTAAGAAAACAGCTCCTTCTATCATCTTTATTGATGAAATCGATGCTGTTGGACGTCAACGTGGCGCAGGTCTTGGTGGCGGTAATGATGAACGCGAACAAACACTTAACCAGCTTTTGGTTGAGATGGATGGTTTCCAAGATAATGATAATTCAGTTATCGTTATTGCGGCCACTAACCGTTCTGATGTACTAGACCCAGCCTTGCTTCGTCCAGGTCGTTTTGACCGTAAAGTTCTCGTCGGTGCTCCTGACGTTAAGGGACGTGAAGCAGTTCTACGTGTACATGCAAAAAATAAACCACTTGACTCAAGTGTTGACCTTAAAGTTGTTGCTCAACAAACCCCAGGTTTCGTTGGAGCTGACCTTGAAAATGTCCTTAATGAAGCTGCTCTTGTTGCTGCGCGTCGTGATAAAAAAGTTATCGATGCATCTGATATTGATGAAGCACAAGACCGAGTTATTGCTGGACCAGCTAAAAGAGATAAAAGAATCTCTGAGCGTGAACGTGAAATGGTTGCCTACCATGAAGCCGGACACACAATCGTTGGTTTGGTTCTTTCAAATGCGAATACTGTCCATAAAGTTACAATCGTTCCACGTGGTCGTGCAGGTGGTTACATGATTGCACTTCCTAAAGAAGATCAGTTCCTTCTTTCAAAAGAAGATATGCAAGAAAATCTTGCAGGGCTCATGGGTGGTCGTGCAGCTGAACAAATCATTTTTGATACAATTACTACTGGTGCTTCAAATGACTTTGAACAGGCTACACGTATTGCGCGTGGTATGGTTACTCAGTATGGTATGTCTGATAAATTAGGTACAATCAGTTATGAAGGCAGTCAGGCTGTATTTATTGGCCGTGACTACGGACAAACAAAAACCTATTCTGAAGCAACAGCTCAAGCTATTGACGAAGAAATCCGTGCAATTACCAAAGAAGCTTACGACAAAGCTGTGGAAATCATTCAAGCTCATCGTGAACAACATAAAGCTATCGCTCTTGCTCTTCTTAAATACGAAACATTGGATGCGAAACAAATCATGTCTCTTTATAAGACTGGTAAAATGCCAAACGATGTTATCGAGAACGAAGATGAACCTGTTGAAGCAAAATCATTTGAAGAAGTTCGTGAGGATGCTAATAAGGCTCAAGAAGAAGCTCAAACTGAAAATAATGAAGAAAAAACAGTCGAATAA
- a CDS encoding RNA-binding S4 domain-containing protein: MRLDKFLKVSRLIKRRPVAKEVADKGRIKINGKIAKSSSDVKFDDIIEIRFGNKIVEVQVSELKEFTRKEDAEKMYKILNETRITAETEL, from the coding sequence ATGAGATTAGATAAATTTTTAAAAGTTTCTCGTCTGATAAAACGCCGTCCTGTGGCCAAAGAGGTTGCGGATAAAGGTCGTATTAAAATCAATGGGAAAATAGCAAAATCTTCAAGTGATGTTAAATTTGACGATATTATCGAAATTCGTTTTGGAAATAAGATTGTTGAGGTCCAAGTTTCAGAGCTTAAAGAATTTACGCGTAAAGAAGATGCAGAAAAAATGTATAAAATTCTTAATGAAACAAGGATTACAGCTGAGACTGAACTTTAA